Part of the Paracoccus sp. MC1862 genome, GCCCGCAAGGGGCGCGTGGCGGTCCTGGGCGACGAGGCCGCCTGCGCCGACCTGCAGGGAGAGGCCTGGCGCGTGGTGACGATGCCCAGCGTCGATCCCCTGATCGCGCCCTTCGTCTATGCGGTCGCGGTGCAGTTCATCGCCTATCACACCGCGCTCGCCAAGGGCACGGACGTAGATCAGCCCCGCAATCTCGCGAAAGCCGTAACGGTCGAATAGAAGCGGACATCATCATGAAGAAATGCATTCTTGCGACTGGCGGCGCCGGATATATCGGCTCTCATGTCGTGGTTGAACTGCTTGAGGCAGGGCACCGCGTCGTCATTCTGGACAATTTCGAGAACTCGGACCGGGGCACCGTCGAGCGCATCTCACGGATCGCCAGGGGCGAGGTCGAACTGGTCGAGGGCGATGTCCGCGACCCGGACCTGGTCGTGGAGGTTCTGCGTCTGCATCGCGTCGATGCGGTGATCCACCTGGCCGGCAAGAAGGCCGTGGGCGAATCCGTGGCCGATCCCCTTCTTTATTTCCATGACAACCTGCTCGGCGCAGTCTCGTTGCTGCAGGCGATGTGTGCGGCCGGTGTGCAGAAGCTCGTCTTCTCGTCTTCCGCAACCGTCTACGGCTTTCCCAAGACGCTGCCGATCCCCGAAACCGCGCCGACGGGCGTCACCAACCCTTACGGCCGCACCAAACTGATGATCGAGGAGATCATTGACGACCTGACCGTCGCCGAGCCCGATTTCCAGGCGATCTCGCTGCGCTACTTCAATCCCGTCGGCGCCCATCCCAGCGGACTGATCGGAGAAAACCCGCGCGGCACGCCCAACAACCTTTTCCCCTATGTGGCGCAGACGGCGGCGGGTCTTCGCAAGGCGGTGCAGGTCTTCGGGTCCGACTACGACACGATCGACGGCACGGGGACAAGAGACTACATCCACGTCCTCGATCTGGCCCGCGGGCATGTCGCGGCGATCAACCATCTCTTCGGAAACTCGAAGGAACGGCATCTGCGGATCAATCTCGGGACCGGCACGGGCTACAGCGTCCTGCAGATCCTCGACGCCTTCTCGGACGCCTGCGGCCATCGCATTCCCCGCGAGATCGTAGCACGTCGCCCCGGCGACGCGGCCGCCTCGCTCGCGGACCCCACGCTCGCCCACCGTCTGCTTGGCTGGCACGCGACCCACGACCTCAGGGCGATGTGCGCGGATCACTGGGCCTTCCAGAAAGGGCTGGCGGCTGCCGAAGGCGAGAACCCGGTCGCCGCCCATGCGCCGCAGCGCCATCTCGAAAGGTCGGCCGGAAGATTCGGCCCGAGATTGCGGCATTGAACATAAATAGTTCTTGAGAAGCCGTTTTCATCCAAGCTAGCTTGCTTCTCTGCCCTGCGCCGGGGATTGGCGCGTCCTTGTCACAGTATCGCAATTGCACATCATCTCCGCCCTCCGCTCCACCATCCTTTCCGGCCTTCTGGGTCTTGTCGCCCTGCCCCATGCCATCTGGGCGCAAGGCGCCTCCCTGTCGACAGAACCGCCGGTTCAGGATTGCACCATGGCCTCGCCGCGTTCCCGCGCCGTTTCTCTCACCTCTGCGCTTCGGCAGGGTTTCGGCGTGCAATATTGGGGCGACACCTATTCGGCCGAAAAGCTGGCGGCGCAGCCCCACGGGCTTCTCATCATCGAGATCACGAAGATCGGGGCGCCCTACAGCGACACCGGCCGTGAACTGCCCTTCACCCCCGAGGAAATCGCCACGATCCGCCGGGACGGGGAACGCCCCGTCCTAGGATACCTGAACGTCAGCGAGATCGAGACCTACCGGGACTACTGGATCGACCTTGCGGTTCCGGCCGAGGGTGGCGACCCGCAGCCGCTTCCCCCCTGGCACGGCCCGCACACCGCCCATGGCGACCATCTCGCGGCCTACTGGACGCAGGAGTGGAAGGACATCCTTCTGGCAAGGGTCGACCGGCTGATGGGAACGGGGGCCGACGGTCTCTTTCTCGATGACGTGCTGCATTACTACAGCCACGCCATGGACGAGACGCTGCGCTGGCCGGACGGCGAACAGCCTGCAAGGCCCTCCGACGCGCAAGGCTTCGCCATGGGGATGATGCATCTGGTCGAAGCCCTGGCGGCACGCGCCCGCCAGTGGGACTGCGACGCCCTGGTCATCGTCAACAACGGCGTCTTCATCGGACGCGATGCCGCGGGCGCCAGCGCGGCGCCGGAAAGCAAGGCGGCCTTCGCCGGCTACCTGGACGCGATCGACGCGATCATGGTCGAGAACCTCTCCGCCTCCGATACCCATCCCCATACGCTGGAGGCGCTGAAGGAGGACTTTCAGGCCAAGGGCGCCGCCGTGCTGGCCCTCGACATCGCGACGCAGTTCCCCGGTGTCGAACCCGAGCAGCTTCGCAAGACGGTGGCGGAGGAAGCTGCCCGGACCGGCATTTTCCCCTATGTCGCCCTGGACAGCGCCTACAGCCAGCTCACCCCGCCGATCACCCTTTCGTCACAAGCTCTGGCCGCGCTGGAATGACGCTGTCGCGCAGTCGGCGCTGCAGGTCCGCGTTCGAGGCCCCGCCCGCCAGCAGGGCGCGGTGAAACAGGCTGCCGCGCAGCCCGTCCGAGATGAACATCCAGATGGACTGGTCCCATTCCGAAAGCGGCGCCTGCGCCGCCTTCAGCAGAAAATCATAGGAGGCCCGGCGATCCCCGGTCCAGCCGGTCCAGGCTGCCGCGACAAGCGGCGCGGCCTCCTGGACCTCGGGCGACAGAAGGCGCCGATAGGGGACCAGGGCCCCGGCCCCGCGATAGCGCAGGAATTGCGTCAGGGCGCGGCCGATCACCGCCGGCTCGGCCAGCGCCGCCTGGTGCGATGCCAGAACCGACCTCAGGGCGCGCAGGTCCCCGCTCGTCTCGGCCATGAACAGCAGGGTGTCCCACTCGGGGGAACTCAGAACCGTCCGGCCCGCCAGCCACTCTGATTGCAGGATGCGGGCAACGCCCCCATGCCCGCTTTTCGCGAAGACCGGCAGGACCAGGTGACTGTCCTGCGGTGCCGCGGCAAAGCCGTTGCGGGCGACGATGATCGCCGGATCCAGCGCGCCCCTGCCGATGAGGGACCTGACCGAGACTTCCAGCACTGCGCCCGCATCCGGGTCGGATTCCAGCCATGCCGACGCATGCTGCACCGCCGCAGCCATCTGCCCCGTCTCGGCCAGATGCTCCAGCAGGCGCTTCTTGAATGTCAGCCCTTCCTCGCCGCTCTTTCCGGCCAGCTCGACAAGAAGCTGCTCATAGACGCCGCGGTCCCCGGCCATCAGCAGCTTGCTCAGGCGCCGCGCCTCCCAGGCCGTCAGTCTGGAGGGCTCGACCGACTGAAGAACCCCGCGTTCCGCATCCGCCATCCGCAGGGACCTGTACCACAACCCAAGCCGCTCGCGCCGCTCGGGGGTGGGGAACAGGTCATAGGCCTGCTGAAGATAGGCGGCGGCAAGGCCGAGATCCCCGGCCACGATCTCGATCCCGGCGAGCGCCTCGAGCACCTCCTCGGACGGCCGCGCACCCGACAGGACGCGCAGGAACGACCGCCGCGCGGACGGAAGATCCCCGTCTGCCAGCGACAACCGACCGTAAAGCAATTCCAGGTTGTCATGAAAGGCGAACTTCCCTTCTGCCTCCCGCAGCCGGAACAGGGCATCTTCCGGTTCAAGCCGCGACAGTTCGGCCTCGAACCGGACGCCGGGGTCCGGCCTCAGCATGACAAGCGCAGCAATCGCGAAGCCGCACAATGTCAGGAATACCGCTGCATAGTTCCGCATCTCACGCCCTTTCCGCGCAAGCCGCCAGAATGGAGGCCCGCCCCTGCCCCGAAGCGCCGACCGGCACATAAACGGACATCCTGCCTTCGGCGTCGGGGATGACCGTTTCCTCCGGGCCCGGTGTGTCGCCGGTCACTGTCACCCGGTAGGCACCTCCGGGCTCGCCCACCAGGTCGAGTTCGCCCCCGATGATCCCCGACACCTGGACATGCAGGGCGCAGCCCTCGCGCTGCCAGAGGTCGATCACGACCCGGCTGGACTGAAGACCCGGCGCCGCTGTCCCGCGGGCGATGCCGGTCGGATCGCCGCCCCCGGCCAGGACGACCAGCGGCGCTTCCGTGTTCGGGTCCAGGGCCACGTAAAGACTGTCGCCCTTGCGCCGCGCCCCCATCACCCCGCTGCTTCGATCTAGGTCCAGCACCCGCTCGGGCACCCGGTCGAAGCGGACGGTCTGAAGGCTTCCCCGGTCCAGTATCCGCCATGCGTCCTGTCCTTCCGGAAGAACCCGCATCGACTGGAACCCCCGGACCATCCTTGCATAGCGGGCCGCGTGCACCGGGATGACGTCACCCATCCTCGCGTCCTCGAAATACCGCTCGACCGCGCGGCGCGTTTCGAAGAACATCGCCGAGCGCGCGGCAAAGGCCAGTTCGAAGGGCTTCAGCCGGCGCGGGTTTTCCGTCCGCTGCAGGGTTTCGCCGAAAGCATGGAAACCGTGGATCGGCGTGGTCCAGAAGCCGGTATATGCCGCATCGCCGCTCAGCGCATCATAGACCTGCAGGTGCTCTCCGACCGGGGCGGAAAAGGGCCAGAGGCCGGTAAGGGACAGGTTTCCCGCGTAATAGGTTCCGCCGCCGCCACCGATGCTCTCGACCCCGGCGTCCTCCACGGCCACGAGCGCGGCCTCGAAGGGGCGCGCGTCCCCGCTCCATACGAAAGCGCCCGCGGGGCCTTCCCTTCCGGCGAGATCCTGGACCTCCTCCAGGGCGCTCCCGACTTCCGTGTCCAGGTTGAACGGCTCGGAGGCGTATTTCCGCGGCGCGTTCGGTGCCTTCGAGAAGGTCGAGGCACCGGGATTGGCGAAGGCATCACCAAGCGTCTGCACAGCCGAGACCACCAGGGCGTTCTGCTGGTCCGGGTCCTCCGCCTGCTGCAGGATCTCCGCCTCGCGGCTCTGGTCGTAGCTCACGAAGAAATCCCAGTCCGTGACGTAGCTGTACCCTTGGGTTCCGCTTTCCACATTGGGACGGGACAAGGCACGCACCGCCGCCTGCCGCCCCCGCAGGGCCGCCTTTCCGCCCAGG contains:
- a CDS encoding endo alpha-1,4 polygalactosaminidase — encoded protein: MASPRSRAVSLTSALRQGFGVQYWGDTYSAEKLAAQPHGLLIIEITKIGAPYSDTGRELPFTPEEIATIRRDGERPVLGYLNVSEIETYRDYWIDLAVPAEGGDPQPLPPWHGPHTAHGDHLAAYWTQEWKDILLARVDRLMGTGADGLFLDDVLHYYSHAMDETLRWPDGEQPARPSDAQGFAMGMMHLVEALAARARQWDCDALVIVNNGVFIGRDAAGASAAPESKAAFAGYLDAIDAIMVENLSASDTHPHTLEALKEDFQAKGAAVLALDIATQFPGVEPEQLRKTVAEEAARTGIFPYVALDSAYSQLTPPITLSSQALAALE
- the galE gene encoding UDP-glucose 4-epimerase GalE → MKKCILATGGAGYIGSHVVVELLEAGHRVVILDNFENSDRGTVERISRIARGEVELVEGDVRDPDLVVEVLRLHRVDAVIHLAGKKAVGESVADPLLYFHDNLLGAVSLLQAMCAAGVQKLVFSSSATVYGFPKTLPIPETAPTGVTNPYGRTKLMIEEIIDDLTVAEPDFQAISLRYFNPVGAHPSGLIGENPRGTPNNLFPYVAQTAAGLRKAVQVFGSDYDTIDGTGTRDYIHVLDLARGHVAAINHLFGNSKERHLRINLGTGTGYSVLQILDAFSDACGHRIPREIVARRPGDAAASLADPTLAHRLLGWHATHDLRAMCADHWAFQKGLAAAEGENPVAAHAPQRHLERSAGRFGPRLRH